In Candidatus Rokuibacteriota bacterium, the following are encoded in one genomic region:
- a CDS encoding PxKF domain-containing protein has product MRTPGPAPRSLAALLLAGCLLAFPEGALAQAGTPPPLRARLFFQTAPPDATFAPTDPIPLVLQLDNLSGGSLTTTAGFSDAPHYRRLFFERPFAGGFVTNTTEVHVETTTSFCFVRGGVLQTPTALRVRRAEVLAARFFREYRFDARAFYDLPPGRYQVVAQIPFDTYSVSANAVITNCNDFPGQTLLNLAASIDQGRQAFTIVSNRLDFTVSSARFVGFGTPLVNDSVCGATLTTPVTPCRTFRFRSTVPVKFQLFDANNVAIGTTVATIRVTQVGGATVGDTIDLGTGATDTGNTFRFDPVSNQYIFNLDTKVLGAGVWRIDARLDDGAVHSVHIGLR; this is encoded by the coding sequence ATGCGCACCCCAGGCCCCGCCCCTCGGTCCCTGGCGGCCCTCCTCCTCGCCGGCTGCCTGCTGGCGTTCCCCGAGGGCGCGCTGGCCCAGGCAGGAACCCCCCCGCCGCTCCGCGCGCGGCTCTTCTTCCAGACGGCCCCGCCGGATGCGACGTTCGCCCCGACCGACCCCATCCCGCTGGTCCTTCAGCTCGACAACCTGAGCGGCGGGTCCCTGACGACCACGGCCGGCTTCTCCGATGCCCCCCACTACCGTCGCCTCTTCTTCGAGCGGCCGTTCGCCGGAGGCTTCGTCACCAACACCACCGAGGTCCACGTCGAGACCACGACCAGCTTCTGTTTCGTGAGGGGCGGTGTGCTCCAGACCCCGACGGCGCTCCGCGTGCGCCGCGCCGAGGTGCTCGCTGCCAGGTTCTTCCGCGAGTACCGCTTCGACGCCCGCGCGTTCTACGACCTCCCGCCCGGACGCTATCAGGTAGTCGCCCAGATCCCGTTCGACACGTACTCCGTGTCCGCCAACGCGGTGATCACCAACTGCAACGATTTCCCGGGGCAGACCCTGCTGAACCTCGCGGCCTCGATCGACCAGGGCCGGCAGGCCTTCACCATCGTCTCGAACCGGCTGGATTTCACCGTCTCCTCCGCCAGGTTCGTGGGGTTTGGCACGCCCCTGGTCAACGACAGCGTCTGCGGGGCGACCCTCACCACCCCGGTCACCCCCTGCCGGACGTTCCGGTTCCGCAGCACGGTACCGGTGAAGTTCCAGCTCTTCGACGCCAACAACGTGGCGATCGGCACCACCGTCGCGACCATCAGGGTCACCCAAGTCGGCGGTGCCACGGTCGGCGACACGATCGACCTCGGCACCGGGGCGACGGACACCGGCAACACGTTCCGGTTCGATCCGGTCAGCAACCAGTACATCTTCAACCTGGACACCAAGGTGCTGGGCGCCGGGGTCTGGCGCATCGACGCGCGCCTGGACGACGGCGCCGTCCACTCGGTCCACATCGGCCTGCGCTGA